The Sorangiineae bacterium MSr11367 genome window below encodes:
- the tatC gene encoding twin-arginine translocase subunit TatC, whose protein sequence is MSAETESDESSQEALPEADIKMTIWEHLGELRVRVFRAAGALLLCTVGCWGFRERILAWLMRPYEQQWIARKFPGPPELMTLGPADVFVGYMRMSLVGGAILAAPVIFYQLWSFISPGLYSREKRFIVPFVFFSTFLFLSGVAFAYYVAFPFTFSYFFSLLGQISEAGTVLTQRPTLELYLDFATTMLLAFGFVFELPLFITFLSIAGLVTPKQLVKFSRWAILLSFIVGAIVTPGPEISSQLAVSLALIVLYFCSVGISFFVAPKRNLDDDDSAKKET, encoded by the coding sequence ATGAGCGCCGAGACCGAGAGCGACGAGTCGTCGCAAGAAGCACTCCCCGAGGCCGACATCAAGATGACCATCTGGGAGCATCTCGGCGAGCTGCGCGTGCGCGTGTTTCGCGCGGCCGGGGCGCTCTTGCTATGCACCGTCGGGTGCTGGGGCTTCCGCGAGCGCATCCTCGCGTGGTTGATGCGCCCTTACGAGCAGCAGTGGATCGCGCGCAAGTTCCCTGGACCGCCCGAGCTCATGACCTTGGGCCCGGCCGACGTCTTCGTCGGGTACATGCGCATGTCGCTCGTGGGCGGCGCCATCCTCGCGGCGCCGGTCATCTTTTATCAGCTGTGGTCGTTCATCAGCCCGGGGCTGTATTCGCGCGAGAAGCGCTTCATCGTGCCCTTCGTCTTCTTCTCGACGTTCCTCTTTTTGTCGGGTGTCGCGTTCGCGTACTACGTCGCGTTTCCCTTCACGTTCAGCTACTTCTTCTCGCTGCTCGGCCAGATCAGCGAAGCGGGCACGGTGCTGACGCAGCGACCCACCCTCGAGCTCTATCTCGACTTCGCGACGACCATGCTGTTGGCCTTCGGCTTCGTCTTCGAGCTGCCGCTGTTCATCACCTTCTTGTCCATCGCGGGCCTGGTCACGCCGAAGCAGCTAGTGAAATTCAGCCGCTGGGCGATCCTGCTCTCGTTCATCGTGGGCGCCATCGTCACGCCGGGACCTGAAATCTCGAGCCAACTCGCCGTGAGCCTCGCGCTCATCGTTCTCTACTTCTGCTCCGTCGGCATCTCCTTCTTCGTCGCCCCGAAGCGCAACTTGGACGACGACGACAGCGCGAAGAAGGAAACCTGA
- a CDS encoding nitrite reductase (NAD(P)H) small subunit: MTTWNLGPVDRIALGEGRAYRAGEHEVAVFRTRTGGVFATQARCPHKQGPLADGIVGAHQVICPLHAYTFDLHTGCPKNGTCEALRTYEVEVNSAGDVLLHV, translated from the coding sequence ATGACGACGTGGAATCTCGGGCCGGTGGATCGCATCGCCCTTGGCGAGGGACGCGCGTACCGCGCAGGTGAGCACGAGGTGGCCGTCTTCCGAACGCGGACCGGCGGCGTCTTTGCCACGCAGGCGCGCTGCCCGCACAAGCAGGGGCCGCTTGCCGACGGCATCGTGGGCGCGCACCAGGTCATCTGCCCGCTGCACGCGTACACGTTCGACTTGCACACGGGGTGCCCGAAAAATGGCACCTGTGAGGCGCTGCGGACCTACGAAGTGGAGGTCAACAGCGCCGGCGATGTGTTACTCCATGTCTGA
- a CDS encoding molybdopterin oxidoreductase family protein, whose translation MSGVKTHCPYCALQCGMRIEGSPQEPRIAGDPDFPTNRGALCVKGWSAGVTLAHPERLTTPLVRNVRGFLEPATWDEAIARTVEGFREARAQGGADAVGVFGSGSLTNEKAYYLGKFARVALGTRMIDYNGRFCMSSAAAASNKALGVDRGLPFPLADIAQADAILLVGSNVAETMPPLMQYFEAQRARGGKLIVVDPRRSSTGLAADLHLRLAPGSDAAVANGLLHLLVRAGAVDAKYIRERTEGFEAVRAVVASYWPERVESLAGVPQADLLRAAQILAHAETVMVLTGRGPEQQSHGVENALSYINLALAMGMVGKRNAGYGCLTGQGNGQGGREHGQKADQLPGYRRIDDPAARAHVAGVWGIDPESIPGPGKSAYEMLDGIGEAEGIRALFVMGSNPVVSAPNARRIEARLRELQFLVVSDFFRSETADIADVVFPAAQWAEEPGTTTNVEGRVILRRRVFDPPQAVRTDLDLLCELAAGLGKGEFFPSSDPERVFVELCRASAGGPADYSAMSYGELDAKGGVHWGGERLFHERFPTPSGRARFHVVHDVHPFEEPNESYPLYLTTGRVLAQYQSGTQTRRVPTLAKVNPEPLAEMHPLQARRHGLSDGDAVILATRRGRARFSVKVTPNIREDTVFVPFHWGGVGSANRLTQDALDPTSRMPEFKVCAVRIERGTSAFEPKNKEHGT comes from the coding sequence ATGAGCGGGGTGAAGACGCACTGTCCCTATTGCGCGCTCCAATGCGGAATGCGCATCGAGGGCTCTCCGCAGGAGCCGCGAATAGCCGGGGATCCCGATTTTCCGACCAATCGAGGCGCCTTGTGCGTGAAGGGATGGTCGGCGGGCGTTACCCTCGCGCACCCCGAGCGGCTCACCACACCGCTGGTGCGCAACGTGCGCGGCTTTCTGGAGCCGGCGACGTGGGATGAAGCGATCGCGCGCACCGTGGAGGGCTTTCGCGAGGCGCGAGCGCAGGGCGGTGCGGACGCCGTCGGCGTCTTCGGCAGCGGCTCGCTCACCAACGAGAAAGCGTACTACCTCGGGAAATTCGCGCGCGTGGCGCTGGGCACGCGGATGATCGATTACAACGGCCGCTTCTGCATGTCGTCGGCGGCCGCGGCCTCGAACAAGGCGCTCGGTGTGGACCGCGGTCTGCCGTTCCCCCTCGCCGACATCGCGCAGGCCGATGCGATTCTGCTCGTGGGCAGCAACGTCGCGGAGACCATGCCGCCGCTCATGCAGTACTTCGAGGCGCAGCGGGCGCGCGGCGGAAAGCTCATCGTCGTCGATCCGCGGCGCTCGTCCACGGGGCTGGCGGCGGATCTGCATCTGCGTCTCGCACCCGGGAGCGATGCCGCGGTGGCCAATGGCCTTTTGCACCTGCTCGTTCGCGCCGGCGCCGTCGATGCGAAATACATCCGCGAAAGGACGGAGGGCTTCGAGGCGGTGCGCGCGGTCGTGGCCAGCTATTGGCCCGAGCGCGTGGAGTCCCTCGCCGGCGTGCCCCAGGCCGATCTCCTGCGGGCCGCGCAGATCTTGGCCCACGCCGAGACCGTGATGGTGCTGACCGGGCGGGGGCCCGAGCAGCAGTCGCATGGCGTCGAGAATGCGCTTTCGTACATCAATCTGGCCCTGGCCATGGGCATGGTTGGCAAGCGCAATGCCGGTTATGGCTGCCTCACGGGCCAAGGCAATGGACAAGGTGGGCGGGAGCACGGTCAGAAGGCCGATCAGCTGCCCGGCTACCGCCGCATCGACGATCCCGCGGCCCGCGCGCACGTGGCGGGCGTGTGGGGCATCGACCCGGAATCGATCCCCGGGCCGGGCAAGTCCGCGTACGAGATGCTCGACGGCATTGGCGAGGCGGAAGGCATTCGCGCGTTGTTCGTGATGGGCTCCAATCCGGTGGTCTCCGCGCCCAACGCGCGGCGGATCGAAGCGCGCCTGCGCGAGCTCCAGTTTCTCGTCGTCTCCGACTTTTTCCGCTCCGAGACGGCGGACATCGCCGACGTCGTCTTTCCGGCGGCGCAGTGGGCGGAGGAACCCGGCACCACGACCAATGTCGAAGGCCGAGTCATCCTGCGCCGTCGCGTGTTCGATCCCCCGCAGGCCGTACGCACCGACTTGGATCTGTTGTGCGAGCTGGCCGCGGGCCTGGGCAAAGGCGAGTTTTTCCCGTCGAGCGATCCCGAACGGGTCTTCGTGGAGTTGTGTCGAGCAAGCGCGGGCGGGCCCGCGGACTACTCGGCCATGAGCTACGGCGAACTCGATGCGAAGGGCGGCGTGCATTGGGGCGGCGAGCGGCTCTTCCACGAGCGATTCCCCACGCCCAGCGGGCGCGCGCGCTTTCACGTCGTGCACGACGTGCACCCGTTCGAGGAGCCCAACGAGTCGTACCCGCTCTACCTCACCACGGGGCGCGTGCTCGCGCAGTACCAATCGGGCACACAGACGCGGCGCGTGCCCACCCTGGCGAAGGTCAACCCCGAGCCGCTCGCGGAAATGCACCCGCTTCAAGCACGGCGCCACGGTCTCTCCGACGGCGACGCCGTCATCTTGGCCACGCGACGCGGCCGCGCTCGATTCTCCGTCAAAGTGACGCCGAACATCCGCGAGGACACGGTCTTCGTTCCCTTTCACTGGGGCGGCGTGGGATCGGCCAACCGCCTGACCCAGGATGCGCTCGACCCCACGAGCCGCATGCCGGAATTCAAAGTTTGTGCAGTGCGCATCGAGCGCGGGACGTCTGCCTTCGAGCCAAAAAACAAGGAACACGGAACATGA
- a CDS encoding MFS transporter, translating to MTTSFEATQELVLPARGSRWIEDWNPEDETFWQRSGERIARRNLIWSILAENIGFSVWLMWSVVATRLPKVGFTYSTDQLFLLVALPGLVGAMMRFPYTFAVPKFGGRNWTIVSALLLFVPTTLLVLLVDRPTTPFWLMALAASTAGLGGGNFASSMANISFFYPDRKKGLALGLNAAGGNIGVSSVQLLTPIAIGIGGLHLANAGLMWMPLVALATFGAFAFMNNLRVAKSPFRDQLAIAKRKHTWVMAWLYIGTFGSFVGYSAAFPLLLKTQFPDVSTNLAFVGPLVGSIARPLGGLISDKVGGARVTFWNFVAMGCATVGVVYFVGAGNLPGFLVTFLVLFVTTGFGNGSTFRMIPVIFRAEALQADPEHPDLAMTRARRDSAAVLGFTSAIGALGGFFIPQAFGASIRATHGPGIALAFFFLFYCTCVAATWWWYRRPGALGTANV from the coding sequence ATGACGACGAGCTTCGAAGCGACCCAAGAGCTCGTACTGCCTGCCCGAGGTTCTCGCTGGATTGAAGATTGGAATCCCGAGGACGAAACATTCTGGCAACGCAGCGGGGAGCGCATTGCACGACGAAACCTGATTTGGTCCATCCTGGCGGAGAACATTGGATTCTCCGTTTGGCTGATGTGGAGCGTGGTGGCCACACGACTCCCCAAAGTGGGATTCACCTACTCGACCGATCAGCTTTTTCTCTTGGTGGCCCTTCCGGGGCTCGTGGGCGCGATGATGCGCTTCCCCTACACCTTCGCCGTTCCCAAGTTCGGCGGGCGCAACTGGACCATCGTCAGTGCGCTGCTGCTCTTCGTCCCCACCACGCTGCTGGTGCTCTTGGTCGACCGACCGACGACACCTTTTTGGCTCATGGCACTCGCCGCATCGACCGCGGGCCTCGGCGGCGGGAACTTCGCCTCGAGCATGGCCAACATCTCCTTCTTCTATCCCGATCGGAAGAAGGGGCTCGCGCTCGGACTGAACGCCGCCGGCGGAAACATTGGGGTGAGCAGCGTTCAACTGCTTACGCCGATCGCCATCGGCATCGGCGGGCTACATCTTGCGAACGCCGGACTCATGTGGATGCCGCTGGTGGCACTGGCCACGTTCGGCGCCTTTGCATTCATGAACAACCTGCGGGTCGCCAAGTCGCCCTTCCGCGATCAGCTCGCCATTGCGAAGCGAAAGCACACGTGGGTGATGGCGTGGCTCTACATTGGCACCTTCGGTTCGTTCGTCGGTTATTCGGCGGCGTTCCCGCTGCTCTTGAAAACGCAGTTCCCCGACGTTTCGACGAACCTCGCGTTCGTGGGACCGTTGGTCGGATCCATCGCGCGGCCGCTCGGCGGTCTCATCTCCGACAAAGTCGGCGGCGCCCGGGTCACGTTCTGGAACTTCGTCGCCATGGGCTGCGCCACCGTGGGTGTCGTCTATTTCGTCGGCGCAGGCAACCTCCCCGGGTTCCTCGTTACCTTCCTTGTCTTGTTCGTCACCACGGGCTTCGGCAACGGGTCCACCTTCCGCATGATCCCGGTCATCTTCCGCGCGGAAGCCTTGCAAGCCGACCCGGAGCATCCCGACCTCGCGATGACCCGCGCACGCCGCGACAGCGCCGCGGTGCTCGGATTCACCTCCGCCATCGGTGCCCTCGGCGGCTTCTTCATTCCGCAAGCCTTCGGCGCCTCCATCCGAGCCACCCACGGCCCCGGCATCGCCCTCGCGTTCTTCTTCCTCTTCTACTGCACCTGCGTCGCCGCCACCTGGTGGTGGTACCGCCGCCCCGGCGCCCTAGGCACCGCCAACGTGTGA
- the nirB gene encoding nitrite reductase large subunit NirB yields the protein MKRKLVVIGNGMAGARLVEEILLRGGGERFEIVMFGDEPYGNYNRILLSNVLAGAHDPKDIFINPLKWYEDNHVKLHAGVRVASVDRAARLVHGDNGVVETYDDLVFAMGSSAFVPRMAGTEKDGVFVFRTLDDCDSIIKYTAGRKTAAVIGGGLLGLEAARGLMERGLQVHVVHLMNHLMEMQLDRMAGAILRSTMVRMGLQIHLEKATSEILGNGSVTGLRFQDGGILDCDMVVISAGIRPNTQLAKEAGLTVARGIVVGDDLASPDDPNVFAIGECSEHDGKTYGLVAPLWDQARVLAERLSARRPQATYHGSKVATKLKVMGVDLAVMGDRESSEPDDEEVTYAEAKRGVYKKVIVRDGRIVGAILLGDPAAAPGLVQAFDRGAEVPDNRAELLFQLDAGAANTTRIEDLPDDTQICNCNGVSKGDILGAVRNGVRSLKVLCDTTRAGMGCGTCKKQVECLLEFAAGDSKVEDPSVHYYVPGVPMTKPDLVEEIRARGLKSVSSVFRELASGKEDPASKPGLASLLKTLWAEEYVDERDARFINDRVHANIQRDATFSVIPRIYGGVTSAEQLRAIADAADKYDAKMVKITGGQRIDLLGIKKEDLPNVWRDLGMPSGHAYSKAFRTCKTCVGSEFCRYGVGHSTELGIKIEERFQGIESPHKMKLATAGCPRNCSEATTKDIGAVAIEGGLWEIYVGGAAGARVRKGDLLCTVSSHDEVLHYTGRFMQYYRENGKYLERTYDFLERVGIEKVRAVVVDDAEGIGERLDAAMAASVAAYVDPWKETPHETQFSEALEPRGELVQLRTARAVGER from the coding sequence ATGAAAAGGAAACTCGTTGTCATTGGGAATGGCATGGCCGGCGCCCGCTTGGTCGAGGAGATCCTTCTTCGCGGCGGCGGGGAGCGCTTCGAAATCGTCATGTTCGGCGACGAGCCGTATGGCAATTACAATCGCATCCTTCTGTCCAACGTTCTGGCGGGTGCGCACGACCCGAAGGACATCTTCATCAATCCGCTGAAATGGTACGAGGACAACCACGTGAAGCTTCACGCGGGCGTGCGCGTGGCATCCGTGGATCGCGCGGCGCGCCTGGTGCACGGCGACAATGGCGTCGTCGAAACGTACGACGATCTCGTGTTCGCGATGGGCAGCTCGGCCTTCGTGCCCCGCATGGCCGGTACCGAGAAGGACGGCGTGTTCGTGTTCCGCACGCTCGACGATTGCGATTCGATCATCAAGTACACGGCCGGCCGCAAAACGGCGGCGGTCATCGGCGGCGGCCTGCTGGGCCTCGAGGCTGCGCGCGGCCTGATGGAGCGCGGGCTGCAAGTGCACGTGGTTCACTTGATGAACCACCTCATGGAGATGCAGCTCGATCGCATGGCCGGTGCCATCTTGCGAAGCACCATGGTGCGCATGGGCCTGCAGATTCACCTCGAGAAGGCGACCAGTGAAATCCTGGGCAATGGCAGCGTCACCGGCTTGCGCTTCCAAGACGGCGGCATTCTCGATTGCGACATGGTGGTCATCTCCGCGGGCATTCGCCCGAACACGCAGCTGGCCAAGGAGGCCGGCCTCACCGTGGCGCGCGGAATCGTGGTCGGCGACGATCTCGCATCGCCCGACGATCCCAACGTGTTTGCCATCGGCGAATGCTCGGAGCACGACGGCAAGACCTATGGCTTGGTCGCGCCGCTCTGGGACCAAGCGCGCGTGCTCGCCGAGCGCCTCTCGGCGCGCAGGCCGCAGGCCACGTACCATGGTTCCAAGGTCGCGACGAAGCTCAAGGTGATGGGCGTCGACCTGGCCGTGATGGGCGATCGCGAAAGCTCCGAGCCCGACGACGAAGAAGTCACCTACGCCGAGGCCAAACGCGGCGTGTACAAGAAGGTCATCGTTCGCGACGGACGCATCGTCGGCGCCATTCTGCTGGGCGATCCTGCGGCCGCCCCCGGCCTGGTGCAAGCCTTCGACCGCGGCGCCGAGGTGCCCGACAACCGCGCCGAGCTGCTCTTCCAGCTCGACGCCGGCGCGGCCAACACCACGCGCATCGAGGATTTGCCCGACGATACACAGATTTGCAATTGCAACGGCGTCTCGAAGGGCGACATCCTCGGGGCCGTCCGCAACGGCGTCCGCTCGCTCAAGGTCCTCTGCGACACCACGCGCGCGGGGATGGGCTGTGGCACGTGCAAGAAGCAGGTGGAATGCCTGCTCGAGTTCGCGGCGGGCGACTCGAAGGTGGAGGACCCTTCGGTGCACTATTACGTGCCCGGCGTGCCGATGACCAAGCCGGATCTGGTGGAAGAAATCCGCGCGCGCGGGTTGAAGAGCGTCTCCTCGGTCTTTCGGGAACTGGCCAGTGGCAAGGAAGATCCGGCGAGCAAACCCGGGTTGGCGTCGCTGTTGAAGACCCTCTGGGCCGAGGAGTACGTCGACGAGCGCGATGCGCGCTTCATCAACGATCGCGTGCACGCGAACATCCAGCGCGATGCCACCTTCAGCGTCATTCCGCGCATCTACGGTGGTGTGACCTCGGCCGAGCAGCTTCGGGCCATCGCCGACGCCGCCGACAAGTACGACGCCAAGATGGTGAAGATCACCGGCGGGCAGCGCATCGACCTGCTCGGCATCAAAAAGGAAGACCTTCCCAACGTGTGGCGCGATCTCGGTATGCCCTCGGGGCACGCGTACTCGAAGGCGTTTCGTACCTGCAAGACGTGCGTGGGCAGCGAGTTTTGCCGCTACGGCGTGGGGCATAGCACGGAGCTCGGGATCAAAATCGAAGAGCGCTTCCAAGGCATCGAGTCACCGCACAAGATGAAGCTGGCGACCGCGGGGTGCCCGCGCAACTGCTCGGAGGCCACCACCAAGGACATCGGCGCCGTGGCCATCGAGGGCGGGCTCTGGGAGATTTACGTTGGCGGTGCGGCCGGCGCGCGCGTACGCAAGGGCGACCTTCTTTGCACGGTGTCATCGCACGACGAGGTGCTGCACTACACGGGGCGCTTCATGCAGTACTACCGCGAGAACGGGAAGTACCTCGAGCGCACGTACGACTTCCTCGAACGCGTGGGCATCGAGAAAGTGCGCGCCGTGGTCGTGGACGACGCCGAGGGCATCGGCGAGCGGCTCGACGCCGCGATGGCCGCATCGGTCGCCGCGTACGTGGATCCTTGGAAGGAGACGCCGCACGAGACGCAGTTCTCCGAGGCCCTCGAGCCACGCGGAGAGTTGGTGCAGCTGCGAACGGCCCGCGCGGTGGGCGAGCGATGA
- the rsfS gene encoding ribosome silencing factor — MKPAKGTEDETPHLAPRRALGAKAALGPKVAAGAKAAAGPKTKKALRTPPVESTSVASDEARQTAIAIAVAALDKKAVGLEILDVAGKVDYADFLVLMTGRSDRQVVALSQGIEEALRKKSRRPLSVEGLPHANWVLMDFGDVVVHIFQDETRGLYDLEGLWLDARRLSVPIPEDLR; from the coding sequence GTGAAACCCGCGAAGGGCACGGAGGACGAGACTCCGCACCTCGCACCCCGTCGAGCCCTGGGCGCGAAGGCCGCATTGGGGCCGAAGGTCGCTGCGGGAGCGAAAGCTGCCGCGGGCCCGAAGACGAAGAAGGCGCTGCGCACTCCGCCCGTGGAATCGACCAGCGTCGCGAGCGATGAAGCGCGCCAGACGGCCATTGCCATCGCCGTGGCCGCCCTCGACAAGAAGGCGGTCGGCCTGGAGATCCTCGATGTCGCCGGCAAGGTCGACTACGCGGACTTCCTCGTCTTGATGACGGGTCGAAGCGATCGCCAAGTCGTCGCGCTCTCGCAGGGCATCGAGGAAGCCTTGCGCAAGAAGAGCCGCCGCCCGCTCTCGGTCGAAGGCCTGCCCCACGCCAACTGGGTGCTCATGGACTTCGGCGACGTCGTCGTCCACATCTTCCAAGACGAGACGCGCGGCCTCTACGATCTCGAGGGCCTCTGGCTCGACGCCCGCCGCCTCTCGGTGCCGATCCCGGAAGACCTCCGCTAA
- a CDS encoding glutamate-5-semialdehyde dehydrogenase produces MTARTAGIEDATLASEIASRCALARRAARSLGPRERAIKDQALRAIAAGLRARKPEILEQNALDLENARQRGTRGALLDRLALDDKRLEAMAVSVEEVAELPDPVGGIIEQRTLANGIELSRVRVPLGVVAMIYEARPNVTVEASTLCLKSGNAIVLRGGSEALHSNRALAAVIADALEATGLPRDAVQVIPFTDRDAVRVLVQQSETVDLVIPRGGEALIRFVTEHARVPVVQHYKGVCHLYLDAGCDLDMAEKLVVNGKLSRPGVCNALECLLVDEADAARTLPKVAAALLAGGCELRGDERTRALVPEARPATDEDWGTEFLDRVLAVRVVSGLDGALEHIARFGSGHTEAICTKNDANAERFRREVDAACVAVNASTRFHDGGELGLGAEIGIATSRLHWRGPMGLEALTTMKWLLNGSGQTR; encoded by the coding sequence GTGACTGCTCGGACCGCCGGCATCGAGGATGCCACCCTCGCCTCTGAAATTGCATCCCGTTGCGCCCTTGCGCGCCGTGCCGCGAGGAGCCTGGGCCCACGCGAGCGCGCCATCAAGGACCAAGCGCTGAGGGCCATCGCCGCCGGCCTGCGCGCGCGCAAGCCGGAAATCCTCGAGCAGAACGCGCTGGATCTCGAGAACGCGCGCCAGCGTGGAACGCGCGGGGCCTTGCTCGATCGGCTCGCGCTCGACGACAAGCGGCTCGAGGCCATGGCCGTCTCCGTCGAAGAGGTGGCCGAGCTTCCCGATCCGGTGGGCGGCATCATCGAGCAGCGCACCCTCGCCAATGGCATCGAGCTGTCGCGCGTTCGCGTTCCGCTCGGCGTGGTGGCGATGATCTACGAAGCGCGCCCCAACGTCACCGTGGAGGCGAGCACGCTCTGCCTCAAATCGGGCAACGCCATCGTGCTGCGGGGTGGCTCCGAGGCACTGCACTCGAACCGCGCGCTCGCCGCCGTGATTGCCGACGCGCTGGAAGCGACGGGCCTTCCGCGCGATGCGGTGCAGGTGATTCCGTTTACCGACCGCGATGCGGTGCGCGTCCTCGTGCAACAGAGCGAGACCGTGGACCTGGTGATTCCGCGCGGCGGCGAAGCGCTCATCCGCTTCGTGACGGAGCATGCCCGGGTGCCGGTGGTGCAGCACTACAAAGGTGTCTGCCACCTGTACTTGGACGCGGGCTGCGACCTCGACATGGCCGAAAAGCTCGTGGTGAACGGGAAGCTCTCCCGTCCCGGCGTGTGCAACGCCCTCGAGTGCCTCTTGGTCGACGAGGCCGACGCCGCGCGCACCCTACCCAAGGTGGCGGCGGCGCTTTTGGCCGGTGGTTGCGAGCTCCGCGGCGACGAGCGCACGCGGGCCCTGGTCCCTGAGGCGCGCCCGGCGACCGACGAAGACTGGGGGACCGAGTTCCTCGATCGCGTGCTGGCGGTGCGGGTCGTGTCCGGCTTGGACGGCGCGCTGGAGCACATCGCGCGCTTTGGCTCGGGCCATACCGAGGCGATTTGCACGAAAAATGACGCGAACGCGGAGCGTTTCCGGCGCGAGGTCGACGCGGCGTGTGTGGCCGTGAACGCGTCCACGCGCTTCCACGATGGTGGGGAACTCGGCTTGGGTGCCGAGATTGGAATTGCGACCAGCCGGCTGCACTGGCGCGGACCGATGGGTCTGGAAGCGCTCACCACGATGAAGTGGCTCTTGAACGGAAGCGGGCAAACAAGGTAA
- a CDS encoding copper homeostasis protein CutC, translating to MPSRLLLEIIAIDAIDAHHAVLGGADRLELVSGMEVAGLSPSVDTFRAARDAVDVPIRVMIRLQGGFSAGGRAGLDALVASAEALRRAGADEFVLGWLDDRGHVDLDAVRTVVSHLDGCAWTFHKAIDHASNRDAVYDAIRDLPGLDTVLTSGGPDVALDVLTAEASRERARGGPEILVGGGLRVPHLAPLLAGGVTAFHFGSAARPDGSWSAPISADLVRALRDRL from the coding sequence ATGCCGTCCCGTCTTCTGCTCGAAATCATTGCCATCGACGCCATCGATGCGCATCACGCGGTTCTCGGCGGCGCCGACCGCCTCGAGCTTGTCAGCGGCATGGAGGTCGCTGGCTTGAGCCCCTCGGTGGACACGTTCCGGGCGGCACGCGATGCGGTCGACGTGCCCATTCGCGTGATGATCCGCCTTCAAGGAGGCTTTTCTGCTGGCGGCCGCGCGGGCCTCGACGCGCTCGTAGCTTCCGCGGAGGCCCTTCGCCGGGCCGGGGCGGACGAATTCGTCCTCGGCTGGCTGGACGATCGCGGGCACGTCGACCTCGACGCCGTGCGTACGGTCGTCTCACACCTCGACGGCTGCGCATGGACGTTTCACAAAGCCATCGACCACGCCTCGAATCGCGACGCCGTCTACGACGCCATCCGCGACCTGCCAGGCCTCGACACCGTCCTCACCTCGGGTGGCCCCGACGTCGCACTCGACGTACTCACCGCCGAGGCCTCACGCGAACGCGCCCGCGGCGGCCCCGAGATCCTCGTCGGCGGCGGCCTGCGCGTCCCCCACCTCGCCCCGCTCCTCGCAGGTGGCGTCACCGCATTCCACTTCGGAAGCGCTGCCCGCCCGGATGGCTCATGGTCCGCCCCCATCTCCGCCGACCTCGTCCGCGCGCTACGCGATCGACTCTGA
- a CDS encoding uroporphyrinogen-III synthase, with the protein MGDTTALNGLRVALLEARRSSELADLVRRNGGEPHSVPAMRETPREPLDDVAAALDRFGSVPRPVAIFATGVGVEALFAMAEKLGRKADLEAILRRAINVCRGPKPVAALKGFGMPVSVRAASPHTTRELLDAIESLDATEPLPLEAALVVHHGERSDVLVDAVKAKSPVVVELLLYAWELPEDTAPLAALVGEIIAGQIGAVAFTTQVQARHLFAIADEIGKREALVKALNELSVVVAVGPTCAETLRSLGTPPRVVPESPKMGPMVQGLARYLDER; encoded by the coding sequence ATGGGGGACACGACTGCCCTGAATGGACTTCGCGTGGCGCTGCTCGAAGCGCGGCGCAGCAGCGAACTGGCCGACCTCGTTCGGCGCAACGGTGGCGAGCCGCATTCGGTGCCGGCGATGCGAGAGACCCCGCGCGAGCCGCTCGACGATGTCGCGGCGGCGCTCGATCGCTTCGGCTCGGTGCCGCGTCCGGTGGCGATCTTCGCCACCGGCGTCGGGGTCGAGGCGCTGTTCGCCATGGCGGAAAAACTCGGTCGAAAGGCGGATCTGGAGGCGATCCTCCGGCGCGCCATCAACGTATGCCGCGGGCCCAAGCCAGTGGCCGCGTTGAAGGGCTTCGGCATGCCGGTGTCGGTGCGCGCGGCCTCGCCGCACACGACGCGCGAGCTGCTCGACGCCATCGAGTCGCTCGATGCCACGGAGCCCCTTCCGCTGGAGGCGGCGCTGGTGGTGCATCACGGCGAGCGCAGCGACGTGCTGGTCGACGCCGTCAAGGCCAAGAGCCCCGTGGTGGTGGAGCTCTTGCTGTACGCGTGGGAGCTGCCCGAGGACACGGCGCCGCTCGCCGCGCTGGTGGGGGAGATCATCGCCGGCCAGATCGGTGCGGTCGCGTTCACCACGCAAGTGCAGGCGCGCCATCTCTTTGCGATTGCCGATGAAATCGGGAAGCGCGAGGCGCTGGTGAAGGCCCTCAACGAGCTCTCCGTGGTCGTGGCGGTGGGGCCGACGTGCGCGGAAACGTTGCGTTCGCTCGGTACACCGCCGCGGGTCGTTCCGGAGAGTCCCAAGATGGGGCCCATGGTCCAGGGCCTGGCGCGCTATCTCGACGAGCGGTAA